Genomic window (Gammaproteobacteria bacterium):
CCCACGTCCGTCAGGCAACACGTGACGGTGTTCCAGACAACGGCTGGGGTCTTGCGATCGAGCAACCGGAAGATGTCATCTTCGCACCCGCGCGCCACCTGGCACTGCAGGCGGCGCTCATCGTGATCGCCGTACTGGCTGCCCTGGCAATCATCCTGGCCCTGCTCGGTTACCGGCTCATGAGTCCGCTGAGACGGCTTACGAACATTACCGAGCGGATCGGCCAGGGCGATTTCCAGCAACACATCGACTACAGCAGCAACGACGAGGTCGGAACGCTCGCCAAGAGCATCAACACCATGACCGACCGTCTGGAGGCGGGACGGGCCGAGCTGATGGCGGCAAAAAACCGCATCCAGGGCATGGTCGATACCGTACAAGGCATTCTCTATACCGCCACGCCTCATGATCTCAAAACCGTTTTTATCAGTCCGGCGGTCGACATGCTGCTTGGCTTTAAAGCCAAGGCATTCCTCGAAGATCCCGCCCTGCGCATAAACCTGCTGTTGGACGATGATCGCGAAAAGGCGCTGGCCGAAATCGACGCCGCCCGTCAACAGAATACCGACTTCGTGATTACCTACCGCATGCGTCGCAAAGGCGACAATGCCATCCGGTGGTTCGAAGACCGCGGCAGTTGGGAACACGACACGTCCGGCCGGATCGTGGCACTGCATGGCGTAATGACGGATATCACCAAACGCAAACAGCGCGAGGAGCAGCTGGCTCATACCACACGGGCATTGAACATCCTGCACAGCCAGGACACGCTGCTGACGCATGCAACCACGGAAACCGAACTGGTGCAGGGCGTCTGCGACAACATCGTCGATGAACAGGTCTATCAATTCGCCTGGGTTGGCCTGCTCAGCCACGAGCGCCCCACCGGTCTCCGGATCGTCGGTGAAGCCGGTAGCGACACCGCTTTCGCTGCGGATCTTAAAAACATCCATATCGATGTCGCCAGCAGCGATTGCCTGCCCTGCCGCGCCATCCGGGAAAAACAGCCTTACATGATCCAGGACCTGACGGAACAGACCACGACCGACGAATGGACCCTGCAGGCGCTCGCCCACCACTACGCCGCATTGATATCGCTGCCGTTGGTCAGCGATGACAAAGCGATCGGCTCACTCAACATCTATAGCAAGGACAGCTATGCATTCGACACCGACGAGCTGAAACTGCTTGAAGAAATCGCCAGCAACCTCGCCTATGGCATCGCGGCCTTGCGCACCCAGGCGCTGCACAATCAGGCACAGGAGCTGCTGACGCACCAGGCATTCCACGACGGGCTGACCGACCTGCCGAATCGCGCCCTGTTCATCCATACCCTACAGATGGCGCTTGCGCATGTGGAGAGAAACGAAGAAGTACTGGCGGTGCTGTTCATCGACCTGGACGATTTCAAGCTGGTCAACGACACCCTGGGACATGCCGCGGGCGACGAGCTGCTGCGCCAGGTCGGCGAACGTATAGCCGGTAATATCCGCGGCAGCGACATGGTGGCCCGCCAGGGTGGCGATGAGTTCATCGTATTGATGTCCAGCACCAATTCCCGCGAGCAGGAGGAGACAACAAGCCAGGACAGCCTGTTGCTCAACGTCGCCAAGCAGGCGCAACGCCTGATCGACCAGATGAAACAGCCGTTCATCATCGATGACCATACGACCTACATCGGCGCCAGTATCGGGATCGCCATTTCCCCCCATGACGCACGCGACACGGATACCCTGCTCAGATATGCGGACTCGGCCATGTACCGCGCCAAGGAACTGGGCAAGGGTAACTATGCGTTCTACTCGGCGGAATTGACCGAACGCCAGCATCAGCGCATGTCGGTAGCCAACCGCCTGCATCAGGCCCTGGAAAGACAGGAATTCGTACTTTACTACCAACCTGTTATCGAATTGGCGACCGGCACCATGACCGGCGTCGAAGCCCTGATACGCTGGCAGGACGAAGACGGGAACCTGATTCCGCCCGGCGAATTCCTGCCGGTCGCAGAAGATACCGGACTCATCATTCCCATCGGTGATTGGGTTCTTAAGGAAGCATGCCGCCAGACCAAGGCCTGGCTAGCAGAGGGCCTGGAACTGCTGGTTTCGGTCAATCTGTCGGCGCGCCAGCTATGGCATGGGGATATCGCGGACACGATACTGAACATCATCGCCGAGGCCGGCGTCAGCAGCGAGTCCCTGGAACTGGAAATCACCGAAAGCGCCATGAGCCACGAACCGCAACACATGGAAGCCGCGCTCATGCGGTTCCATCAGGGCGGTCTCAGGATTGCGCTGGATGATTTCGGCACCGGTTATTCCTCTCTCAGCCGGCTGAAACAGCTGCCCATCCACACCCTCAAAATCGACAAGTCCTTTGTCGACGGCATACCCGATGACGATGACAGCATTGCCATCGTGACCGCCACCATGCAACTGGCGCACAGCCTCGGGCTGAGATCGCTTGCGGAAGGCATCGAGACCCGGACCCAGTGGGAATGGCTGCGTAAACACGGTTGCGAATACGGCCAGGGCTATTATTTCAGCCGTCCCGTACCCGCTTCTGAAATCGATGCCATGCGCCATCAGGAGCAATGGTGGATGGCCGCCAAGCAGAAGTAAGGCTGGACACATCAACAGTCGGCGACAACTTCAACCCGCATTGACCACTCGTCTGCATCACGAAACCGCCGAACCCCCGTTTAGACACTCGCAGGCTCCATCGAACCGGTGCATATCATTGCACTGGTATAGACCAGAAAAAGCCGCCATGCACTACGCTGGGGCAGCACTCTGGACACCTCCATACCGCGGCTAATTACAGCCCACTGTTTTTGTTTAGTTTTTTACCCACCATACTGATTTGGCACAGAAGTTGCCGCTGACCCTGCGTAGTTTTTATTGCCGTCTGTTTAATTTACAGCCAACAACAGCAACAACTTTCCATTTATTAGGACATTACATCTAGGAGATTCAGTCATGAGTACGAGTTCAGGCGGTGGCCTGCGTCGTGCCCTGGGGTCGTGGCACCTGTGGGGAATCGGCGTAGGGCTTGTGATATCCGGCGAATATTTCGGCTGGAACTATGGTTGGGGTGAGGCCGGCACGATCGGCTTTCTCATCGCCACCCTGTTGATTACGGTGCTGTATACGACCTTCGTGTTCAGCTTTGCCGAGCTGAGCACGGCCATTCCCCACGCAGGCGGACCGTTCGCCTTCGCGCACAGAGCGCTGGGGCCGTTCGGTGGGCTGATTGCCGGTTACGCCACCCTGGTGGAGTTCGTGTTCGCGCCACCCGCCATCGCCTACGCGCTCGGCGGTTACGTGCATTTCCTGTTCCCGCAGATTTCGGTGATGACCATTGCGATCGGATCGTATGTGGTCTTCGTCGGCATCAATCTGCTCGGGGTGAAGCAGGCCGCAGCGTTCGAGCTGTTCGTCACGGTAGTGGCGATTATCGAGCTGCTGATCTTCATGGGCGTGGTCGGCCCGCACTTCTCCACCGCCAACTTCATGGCCGACCCCATGCCGCATGGCATCGGCGGTATCTTCGCGGCCATTCCGTTCGCCATCTGGTTCTATCTGGCGATCGAGGGTCTGGCGATGGCAGCCGAGGAAGCCCATGAGCCGAAGCGCACCATTCCCAAGGGCTTTATCGCCGCCATTGCGACGCTGGTGATCCTCGCCCTGGGCGTGATGTTCATCGCCGGCGGCGTGGGCGACTGGCATCAGCTGAGCGACAAGGACTACCCCCTGCCCGCGGCCATGGCCATGGCGGTCGGCAAGGACAGCGGCTGGGTGCATATGCTGGTGGGTATCGGCCTGTTCGGCCTGATCGCCTCGTTCCACGGCATCATCATCGGTTATTCCCGCCAGATGTTCGCGCTGGCCCGCGCCGGCTACCTGCCCGGTTTCCTGGCCAAGGTGCATCCGCGTTTTCAGACCCCGCACTGGGCCCTGATCGCCGGCGGCGTGA
Coding sequences:
- a CDS encoding EAL domain-containing protein — translated: MRLSTKYGLAVSVTAMITATALGALLYYQIHNVLQERAVEAQLTAAHSILSKIDDTLAYARRDMHILVQDEFLKVYVASPADRTETNRRLLKEELEERGRITGPWDDLMVIDRNGAYLLTTEPHEEHDDIDKDSAAYTAFKAALKGEIYNSDVVVSDHTGRRTLLFAAPIREKSEDENGGRIIGAVVAQYRWSAISDILNTGFKGGSVFLFDRTGKVIAEHVQGRKMPPPTHFAQHAEVQQALLASGVHESVHRSDGAHTVLSTHVRQATRDGVPDNGWGLAIEQPEDVIFAPARHLALQAALIVIAVLAALAIILALLGYRLMSPLRRLTNITERIGQGDFQQHIDYSSNDEVGTLAKSINTMTDRLEAGRAELMAAKNRIQGMVDTVQGILYTATPHDLKTVFISPAVDMLLGFKAKAFLEDPALRINLLLDDDREKALAEIDAARQQNTDFVITYRMRRKGDNAIRWFEDRGSWEHDTSGRIVALHGVMTDITKRKQREEQLAHTTRALNILHSQDTLLTHATTETELVQGVCDNIVDEQVYQFAWVGLLSHERPTGLRIVGEAGSDTAFAADLKNIHIDVASSDCLPCRAIREKQPYMIQDLTEQTTTDEWTLQALAHHYAALISLPLVSDDKAIGSLNIYSKDSYAFDTDELKLLEEIASNLAYGIAALRTQALHNQAQELLTHQAFHDGLTDLPNRALFIHTLQMALAHVERNEEVLAVLFIDLDDFKLVNDTLGHAAGDELLRQVGERIAGNIRGSDMVARQGGDEFIVLMSSTNSREQEETTSQDSLLLNVAKQAQRLIDQMKQPFIIDDHTTYIGASIGIAISPHDARDTDTLLRYADSAMYRAKELGKGNYAFYSAELTERQHQRMSVANRLHQALERQEFVLYYQPVIELATGTMTGVEALIRWQDEDGNLIPPGEFLPVAEDTGLIIPIGDWVLKEACRQTKAWLAEGLELLVSVNLSARQLWHGDIADTILNIIAEAGVSSESLELEITESAMSHEPQHMEAALMRFHQGGLRIALDDFGTGYSSLSRLKQLPIHTLKIDKSFVDGIPDDDDSIAIVTATMQLAHSLGLRSLAEGIETRTQWEWLRKHGCEYGQGYYFSRPVPASEIDAMRHQEQWWMAAKQK
- the eat gene encoding ethanolamine permease; the protein is MSTSSGGGLRRALGSWHLWGIGVGLVISGEYFGWNYGWGEAGTIGFLIATLLITVLYTTFVFSFAELSTAIPHAGGPFAFAHRALGPFGGLIAGYATLVEFVFAPPAIAYALGGYVHFLFPQISVMTIAIGSYVVFVGINLLGVKQAAAFELFVTVVAIIELLIFMGVVGPHFSTANFMADPMPHGIGGIFAAIPFAIWFYLAIEGLAMAAEEAHEPKRTIPKGFIAAIATLVILALGVMFIAGGVGDWHQLSDKDYPLPAAMAMAVGKDSGWVHMLVGIGLFGLIASFHGIIIGYSRQMFALARAGYLPGFLAKVHPRFQTPHWALIAGGVIGIIALYSGKTDELITMAAIGAVVMYIISMISLFVLRKTAPEMHRPYKVPFYPVFPAIAVGLSILSLVAMVYYNLVISGIFAALFAVALVYYLLTHGQRQGQGIELSEADIPPMEAALARGDVD